Below is a genomic region from Prosthecochloris marina.
TCATGGCCATGGGTCGCACCACAATGGAGCTACAAGACTGAGAGAAATGGGTTTTTATGAAGGACAACAGGTGACCGTGCTGCAAAATCGAAACGGCAGCCCGCTTTTAGTCAAGCTTCAGGACAGCAGAATGGTCCTGGGACGCGGACTGGCAAAGAACATTTTAATAGGGAGCGGCAACGTATGAAACTGTCGGAA
It encodes:
- a CDS encoding FeoA family protein encodes the protein MKQGMTGKIVGILNNGHRQQHGHGHGSHHNGATRLREMGFYEGQQVTVLQNRNGSPLLVKLQDSRMVLGRGLAKNILIGSGNV